The Rhea pennata isolate bPtePen1 chromosome 5, bPtePen1.pri, whole genome shotgun sequence nucleotide sequence ACAGCCCCTGGTGGGGGCACAGCCAAGTGGGGGGGCAGTCGAGGTGGTGGGGGCATGAGATGCTGATAGTGGATGCCAGGTGGAGGCGGGGGGACGCCAAACCCAGAggagagggggggagggggtggcaTTGGTGGTGGAGGCAGCCCCATgaggggcagagcagctggggGGCGGTTGAAAAAAGGCAGGACAGATGGGGGTTTCTCCACACGCATGGGTGGCAGGGCATTCTCTGTTGGTGTGGCACGGCCATCCACCGAGTCCACGGAGTCCCGGGAGTGGGCCCTCGGTGGCACACCTGTAAGcagcacaagagaaagaaagaaccaTGAGTGTCCAGGCAGACAGAGCAGTGTCTGCAGGCTTTGGAgacctcctcttccttcccacccACAGTAAATGGCGCACTGGGCAATCCTCTCCCACAGCCCACAGCACTAGGTCTGATCTCAGCAGAACTCAAGATGCCCAGAGAAAGATCCAGCCAGCCAAATGTAGCCTCCACTTCCATATGCCTCAAAGAGGGTACTGCACTCTCCAGCAAGACATGGTCACCTGCATGGTGTCCCAGGGAAGCTCTTTGCCAGCAGGACTCCACAGTAGCTGCAGAGTGAGTTAGACAGACAGAAGCCAAAAGCCTCAAGAAGTGGCGAGAGTTCCCAGTGAATAGATCACTGGGTCCTGTGGCCCGAAGTCTGAGTCCCAGAAGATGTTAAACAAACCGGATAGCCTACAATCTGCTCATGGGAGTGGGTTCAGAAAGGCCCGAGCGTGAAGGAGCACAAGGGGACAGAACCCAAGTGCCAACAGTGCCAGAGAttctgaaggaaggaaaacttgGTGCATGTCTGCACTCAAAGAGACTGACAGAAGCCCCCCTGCTGTGTCCAAAGAAGGTGAGCCAGGAGAAGTACAAGAGAGAGCATTTCCCCTGCCTGAGCCCCTCGGGAGGGCTGGCAGCTCCCTGCTAAGCCTTGCCTCTCTGATCAGGCCTGTCCTGGCATGTGCAGGGCAGACAGTAGGGACGGCCATCAAGCAGAGCACTGACACACATTCAGGCACCTGTGCTTCTGCCAGGCAGACAGGGCTGCTGAGTCTGCAGGAGGGGTTCACATGAGCTCAGCCATGCCAATGGCAAAGTTCCTCTGGGCAGACCAAACCTTGGCTTCCCTGCATCCTGTGGGGCAAGGGGCAGGAAAGAGGGAACATCCTCCACTCCACTGAAACACAACAATGGCAGGCTGTGACAGGGTCCTACAGCACATGATGCTGCTAAGCAGCTGATCAATGCACACACTGGAGGACTTGGTGCCTAGCTGGAGCTGAAAGGAGGGCATGAAGGACAGCTACCCCCCTGAAACTTGGCCAGGGCATTTAGGAAGAAGGACCTTTCTTTAATGAAATGGGCTAGGGATCTACAATGACCACAGCTGGCCAAGACCTCATACATATTCCTGACAAGACACTCTCTCCGGCTCCACAGAGCCCcccagcacagggctgcagcatcACATCACTGCGGAGTGAGGCAAGGACCACCTATTGCCATTGTAGAAAGCCCACGGCCAGGCCCCAGCTGGAATACTGCGTCCAGTGTTGGGCACCTTACCTCCACAGGGATGGACAAATTCTGGAGGAGATCCAGAGAAGAGCTACTAATAGATATGGAGGGTCTTAGCTATGTTGATAGGCTGAAGAGCTTAAGCCCATTCagtttggagaggaggaagaggaggctaCGAGGGATCTTCGCAGTGTGTGAGCACCTAAAAGGGGATCATAAAGACTCGGGTCAGGATCTAATCAGACTCAGCAGCAAtaggaaaaaacccacagagTCTCCTGGGagtgcccccccaccccaagctCTCAGTGGGTTTAGCCTGATAACTGTGCTGGGGCATCTCCAGGGCCCATGGGAGCTGGCCACACAGCGCAGATGCCCCTCCCCACCCATGACATGCCTTCACATCACTTACGTTTGCGAGCCTGTGCCTCAAATTGTGACAGGTTCTGCCGTGTTgccagcctcacctccacctTGTCCCCATTGAGGACTTTGCCAGGAAGCAGTTCCAGGAGCTTGTGGACCGAGTTCTCAGAGGCGACTACCACCTCTGCATACCTGCAAGAAAGCCCATCAATGAGCAGGCAACAGCAGGATTCAAGCAGTTCACCCACCAAAGTGATCCCTTATCAAACCCTAAAGTGTCTGTCAGTTCTTGTTGTGCCCCATTGACAGGCAGCGTTCACCACCacctcctgctgcctttcctgGCAGTTGAACCCAGCCTGGCaattcccttcccttcccctctcacTTTCCAGACACTTAAATTGTTTGCACAAACCCTTTCGGATTCTCTGCCTCACTATCCCACCTCCAGACAGGCTGTGCATCACCACAACAGCCAGGAAAAGCTCTGCCTGCCTCCTCACTCCCCCAGGCCATCACCCAAAGCACTGAACATGGCTAGGAGGGCCTGGCTCTTCACTTCCTCCACGTTCCCCTTAGCTCTCACCCTTTGGACTGGCCATTGGCTCGGTTCTCTGCAAATTTCAGCTCCACTACATCGTAGACACCCACCGAGCGGATGGTCTGAATCAGCTGCTGGTCGGTCGTCCACTGAGGGGAACAGGGGAGAGGCCACTGTCAGCTCATACAGCCCTTCACAGGGCCTTGGTGCCCCCCCAGCTAACCCTCCAGCTGGGATCAGTCTCAGCACTCAGAGGGCTAGGGCAGTGGACTTGAGCACAGCCACTCTTAGAGGCCAGAAAGCCCCTACAAGGATGTCAATATCAGCCTGGAGTCTGAAGCAGACCCCAGTCGTGGCTTTGAGATGTATCTGTCCACAGCACAAGACAGAATTTTCTAAGAATTGTACCATATCCACAAACAGGATCACCAACCCAGGGCAGAGAAAGGAACTTGCCCAGGCATCCCCAGCAGAGATGTCAAGGGAgagccaggctggggcagcagccagtgcatgGGAAACATTAGAGCCCTGCAACGTTAAAAAGGCAGCCCAGTATGATCAGATCAGAACCACAGGCCACTTGTCTCAGACTCAATCTGAAGCCTCACAGGGTTCTGAATCCCTTTTCCTTTAGGATCACAAGGTCACGCCCAGCTCATGACCCAGCTCAGGGCACTGGGTCAGTGTGGACAGCACCTCCAAGGAGCAATGCAGCCCGTCAAGAGAACATGGGTTTCTCTGGAGCAATTTTATCTCTGTACACTCCACAGGACACCTAAACTGCCTGTGGAGGTGCTCTGAAGACATCCTCCACAACAAAGTACAAGCAGGCAGCAGGGGAGTGCCAACCCATGATCCCACTCACCCATGAGAAGCTGCCCACATAGACGGCAGCCCTCTTGTTGCGCAGTCCGCTGTAAGTATACAGGATGGCAGGAGATTTATTGTTGGGCTTGGGGGATGGCTCCTGGCGGATCTCTGGAGGCGCCTCTGAGCTACTGGTGCGGCTTTCAGTGGGCTGTGAGCTGGCTGCTAGCACATCATCATATAGGTCCATCTGGTCAGCATTACTGAACTCAGAGTCCTGGCAAGGAACAGACAGTCAACATCTTTACAAAAGGGAGATTCTGCGAGTGAAACTGCCACTCCGAAAGGGATCACTGGGCTGTTAAAAGCACATTAGGGGCTCCAGAGATACAccccgctctgctctgctgaagtCCTCTCCAGTTCACTCCAGGGCACTGGATATCCTGCAGAACGcagctcccttcctcctttGGGGGCTCCACAGAAGGCTCCAGCCATGCCCAGAGCAACCACCAAGGTAGAGTGCAGAATTAACCTGCCTAGCCTCAGGgcctctgcagaggaggaaacaTTAGTTTGTTCTGTGAGCACAGGACATGTGCAAGGAACAGGACTACACCTTAGGACAGGAAGGGAAACACAGTACCCTTATGAATCCATATGAAACAGCAAGAACCACTTccaaaaggcagaagagaattTGGTTGGACT carries:
- the CPSF7 gene encoding cleavage and polyadenylation specificity factor subunit 7; the protein is MSEGVDLIDIYADEEFNQDSEFSNADQMDLYDDVLAASSQPTESRTSSSEAPPEIRQEPSPKPNNKSPAILYTYSGLRNKRAAVYVGSFSWWTTDQQLIQTIRSVGVYDVVELKFAENRANGQSKGYAEVVVASENSVHKLLELLPGKVLNGDKVEVRLATRQNLSQFEAQARKRVPPRAHSRDSVDSVDGRATPTENALPPMRVEKPPSVLPFFNRPPAALPLMGLPPPPMPPPPPLSSGFGVPPPPPGIHYQHLMPPPPRLPPHLAVPPPGAVPPALHLNPAFFPPPSAALGPPPDTYSKAMAPYNHSSRELGPPPPAVSEVEFEEIMNRNRAISSSAISKAVSGASAGDYSDAIETLLTAIAVIKQSRVANDERCRVLLSSLKDCLHGIEAKSYSTGASSSSSRKRHRSRERSPSRSRESSRRHRDLPHSEDRHEDYFQERNREHDRHRDRDRERDRHH